A single window of Streptomyces griseoviridis DNA harbors:
- a CDS encoding LLM class flavin-dependent oxidoreductase, translated as MTAPMNVGYDDVLRVWQEADAIPEIEHAWLFDHLMPIAGDPDGPAFEGWTLLSALAAQTRRLRLGLLVTSNRFRPPAMLAKIATTVDVVSGGRLDFGIGVGSRPHPPAARREYAAHGLPFQDTADAVASLAEACTVIRRLWTEPEPFDHDGTYTKLTGAFGNPKPLQRPHPPLLIGGRSAATLRVAAEHADLWNIPGGDLEDAIGRSALLDRYCAQIGRDPASIVRSMHLGISYEDPAGARAAIAAATAAGFSHIVLGLPAPYPAGVARWAADELIGAARPGR; from the coding sequence ATGACCGCCCCGATGAACGTCGGCTACGACGACGTCCTGCGGGTCTGGCAGGAGGCGGACGCGATCCCGGAGATCGAGCACGCCTGGCTCTTCGACCACCTCATGCCGATCGCCGGCGACCCGGACGGACCCGCCTTCGAGGGCTGGACCCTGCTCTCCGCGCTCGCCGCGCAGACCCGGCGGCTGCGGCTCGGCCTGCTGGTGACCAGCAACCGGTTCCGGCCGCCCGCGATGCTGGCGAAGATCGCCACGACCGTCGACGTCGTCTCCGGCGGCCGGCTCGACTTCGGTATCGGCGTCGGCTCCCGGCCGCACCCGCCGGCCGCCCGGCGCGAGTACGCGGCGCACGGCCTGCCCTTCCAGGACACCGCCGACGCCGTGGCGAGCCTCGCCGAGGCGTGCACGGTGATCCGGAGGCTGTGGACCGAACCGGAGCCCTTCGACCACGACGGCACGTACACCAAGCTGACCGGGGCGTTCGGCAACCCCAAGCCCCTCCAGCGGCCGCATCCGCCGCTGCTGATCGGCGGGCGCTCGGCGGCGACCCTGCGGGTGGCCGCCGAACACGCCGACCTGTGGAACATCCCGGGCGGCGACCTCGAGGACGCGATCGGCCGCAGCGCCCTGCTCGACCGGTACTGCGCACAGATCGGCCGCGACCCCGCGTCGATCGTCCGCTCGATGCACCTGGGGATCTCCTACGAGGATCCCGCCGGTGCCCGTGCGGCGATCGCGGCGGCGACCGCGGCCGGTTTCAGCCATATCGTCCTGGGCCTGCCCGCCCCGTACCCGGCGGGCGTCGCCCGCTGGGCCGCGGACGAACTGATCGGCGCCGCGCGCCCGGGGCGCTGA
- a CDS encoding SCO5918 family protein, giving the protein MRCVIARYPFELTKEGVLAAMSGVTPELITGFSVTIGRRRYPVMQVGEVITRQDRRDFNSGEVIRAMERLGFTCHSRPAPEPAPDPLFPSPSQPSAEQHQGAIIWDN; this is encoded by the coding sequence ATGCGCTGTGTCATCGCCCGGTATCCGTTCGAACTGACCAAGGAGGGGGTGCTGGCCGCGATGTCCGGCGTCACTCCCGAGCTGATCACCGGGTTCTCGGTGACCATCGGCCGTCGCCGCTACCCCGTGATGCAGGTCGGCGAGGTCATCACCCGCCAGGACCGCCGCGACTTCAACAGCGGTGAGGTCATCAGGGCCATGGAGCGGCTGGGCTTCACCTGCCACAGCCGGCCCGCGCCCGAACCCGCCCCCGACCCGCTGTTCCCGAGCCCCTCGCAGCCGTCCGCGGAGCAGCACCAGGGCGCCATCATCTGGGACAACTGA